A single Spirochaetae bacterium HGW-Spirochaetae-1 DNA region contains:
- a CDS encoding flagellar motor protein has product MKPGQSVREPVSARTAITGTIRVNAYRGGSPVPFNSTGTKYVITSDKFNRGYHMISTINRNWVAMGISVLVTIVIISILTVVIGGKAAGDMLIGETSSSVYPFTLQNLMHLFFFIGLAQLWVRWIATHEENVFLRMSGFLPETEGSLLKTDQEIEIIRINAANASMRGEAYLPDLINTCILQYVKSHSVSDTIAVLNSTLELNIHRLDLRYAMTRYIVWAIPTLGFIGTVVGISLALGHLDINKFMGAQADKILQFKTLTSDLGFAFGTTIVALTLSAILVFLLNVIQKGEEEALNRDGKYVLTNLINRLAVDDRK; this is encoded by the coding sequence ATGAAACCTGGTCAAAGCGTAAGGGAACCTGTGTCTGCGAGGACGGCTATTACCGGGACAATACGGGTAAATGCGTACCGCGGCGGTAGTCCCGTGCCGTTCAATAGTACAGGAACTAAATATGTTATCACATCCGATAAATTCAACAGGGGATATCACATGATAAGCACGATAAACAGAAACTGGGTTGCCATGGGTATTTCAGTCCTTGTGACCATTGTTATTATTTCTATCCTCACCGTTGTTATCGGCGGAAAGGCCGCCGGAGACATGCTCATCGGCGAGACGAGCTCATCGGTCTACCCGTTCACACTGCAAAACCTCATGCACCTGTTTTTCTTCATTGGCCTGGCCCAGCTCTGGGTCCGATGGATTGCCACACACGAAGAAAATGTTTTTCTCCGCATGTCGGGTTTCCTTCCCGAGACTGAAGGATCGCTCCTTAAAACCGACCAGGAGATCGAAATCATACGTATAAACGCGGCCAATGCTTCAATGCGCGGCGAGGCATACCTGCCGGACCTCATCAATACCTGCATTCTACAGTATGTCAAATCCCATTCCGTCAGCGATACCATCGCCGTCCTCAACAGCACCCTTGAACTGAACATACACCGCCTTGATCTGCGCTACGCCATGACCCGGTATATCGTATGGGCCATCCCCACCCTGGGATTCATCGGGACCGTTGTGGGAATCTCCCTGGCCCTGGGACACCTGGACATAAACAAGTTCATGGGCGCCCAGGCCGACAAGATACTTCAGTTCAAGACCCTCACCTCGGACCTGGGTTTCGCTTTCGGCACCACCATCGTTGCCCTGACGCTCAGCGCAATTCTTGTTTTTCTTCTCAACGTGATTCAGAAGGGGGAAGAGGAGGCGCTCAACAGGGACGGGAAATACGTGCTGACAAACCTGATCAACCGACTGGCCGTGGATGACCGCAAGTGA